The segment GACGCGGAAGGGCGCTGGACGGTCAGCTTCGCCACCCCGGAGAAGACGATCCTGACCGCGCTGGTGGACCTGGCGGGCGCCAGGGTGCTCGCGGTGGAAACGCCTTAGCCCGGTCGGGTGTATGAGCGCTTCGGGTTCAGCTACCTGCCAGGGGCAGATCGGATGTACCTGCGCGTCAAGGAGCTGCGCAGGACCCTGGACTCAGCGTAGCTCCAGCGGCTCCAGCCACCAGCCCTCGGGGCCGGCGTGCACCCGCGCCACCAGCTGCAGCGCCCCGTGGCGCTCGCCGGGGCCTGCGAGCACGTTCACATCGCGCCCGGGCGGCAGGAAGGCCACCCGGGTGCCGTCGCAGAAGTAGCCGTCGGAGCGGGTGCGCATGACGTTGTCCCGCGCCGGGGGAACGTCTTCGCAGGCCGCCGGCCGCGTCTTGCTGAACCAGCTCCAGGTGTAGCCGACCAGCACCACCCGGCGGCCATCGTAGGCCGCCGGGTGGTGCTCGATGCCGGCCAGCGTAACCACCCGCTGCGCCGCAGCGGCGCTCAGCAGCAGCAGGAAGGCCACAAGGAACGCCCCGCGCGAGCCCGCCATCGACCTTATTTTATGGCGCCAGCGGTTCGCCGAACTCGACCCGGTTGCCCAGCGGGTCGGTGTAGGCCACGGTGCGGAAGCCGAAGTCCTGGTCCACGGGCGGGGTCTGGGGCTCGAGCCCACGCTGCGCGAGCCGCCGCACCAGGGCGTCCACGTCGTCTACGGTAAAGAAGAGCCCCACGCCCCGGGTCTCCGGGTCGTCGGGACCGGCCTTGTGTAAGGCCAGCCGGGCGGAGCCGGTGTCGAACTCCACCCACTCGGGGTATTCGGCACCCGCCCGGAACCCCACGGCGTCTTTGTAGAACGCCAGCATCGGCGCCAGGTCGTGCGCGAAGAGGATCACGAACCCCAGCTTCATGGCGGCCTCCTTCCGGTTGGAGCCAGTATACCGAAGGCGAACCGCAAACGCCCGAGGTTGGTCGGCCGCTGCTGCACGGCCAGGTCCTGCGACCGGGGGACGAATGGGAGCCCGCCCGGTCACGACCTGAAGCCCGCCCCCTGCGAACGCGGGGGTTCGCGCCAAATGCGCATTCGAGGTTGGGCCGTGGCGCGTCAAGCTGACGAAAGCCTCGCCGGCCATCGGGCCGGATCCGCCAACCCGGCCGTGGGTTCATGGTGCGGCGTGGGCCCCGGCTCGCGCGGGCTTCGCCCGCTTGGCCGGGGATACGATGGTTTTTCTTTTTCCCGACCCACCAACGTAGCCCCGGACGATGTGGCCCCGCCGCTGAGATCCGGGGGCCCTGCAGTGGGTAGCACCGAAGGAAGCGCTGCCGTTAAAGGGCTAACTACAGGCCGCGAGCTACAGGCTACCAGCCGCCGTCCAAACCCCCACCCCGGCCCTCCCCCGAGGGAGGGGGACTTTATCCGATGCGAACCGCATGCCGCGGACGTTGTGCTGCCCATGAACCACAAGCCACAGCCCATACGCCGCTCGTTCCGACTCCCCGGACGGGGCGGCCCCGCCGCCGAGATCCGGGGTCCATGCCGCGCGAACCGCCAAGATGACGTGGCCGCCGCCCCGTGGGGTTCCCGCCTCCCCCTCGGGGGAGGTGGCCGCAGGTCGGAGGGGGTTGTTTGAGGTGCTACACGGTACGCCGTGCGCGGTGGGTGGGGCAGAATGTGAACCGGCAGCGGACGAAGCGCTCATGCAACGCCCACAACCCCCTCCCCAACCCTCCCCCAGGGGAGGGGGAAATGACCGGCTCCAGTCCGCGGGGCACGATCCACGAGCTACAGGCTACGAGCCGCTTACAAAGACCCCCACCCCGGCCCTCCCCGATGGGGAGGGAGCCTATCTGCATTTCACAAACCACGAGCCTTGGGCCATCTTGCCGCCACATACCATGTACCCCGCACCACGTACCCACAGGGCGAACCCATGGGTCTGCCCCTACTGCGCGACGACGCGCACCACGGGCCACAAGCTACAAGCCGCTTGCCGCCTTTTCGATCCCCCGGACGGGGCGGCCCCGCCGCCGAGATCCGGGGGCCATGCCGGAAGGAAAGCCGGGGCTCGGCCGCCGCAGGCGCTGAAACGTAGGGGAGGGTTTCAAACCCTCCCCTACCTGTTCGGCCCTGCACCGAAAGCACGCCGTGGCGCTCCTATAGGCCGAAGACATTCAAACCCCACCCCGGGGCCGGGGCTGGGTGAGGCCACAGGCCCGTTCGCCCCTTCGCGCGGCTCGGGCGGCCCCGCGGGCCCGCCCCTACGCCTCCACCCCGATCTTCTCCGCCAGCAGTTTGCGCACCAGGTCGGGGCGGGCGGTGCCGCGGGTGGCCTTCATCACCTGGCCCAGAAGGGCGTTGATGGCCTTGGTCTTGCCGGCCCTGATCTGCTCCACCACCGCCGGGTTGGCGGCGATCACCTCGTCCACGATCTGCGCCAGCGCCCCTTCGTCACTCACCGCCTCGAGCCCCCGCTCCTTCACCAGCACCACCGGGTCGGCCCCCTCCATCACCTCGGGCAGCAGCTCCTTGGCCACCCGGCTGGTGATCTTGCCCTCGTCCGCGAGCTTTACCAAAGCTGCCAGGTGCTCGGGGGTGAGGCCGGTCTCGGCCACGGTCTTTTCGCCGGCCGCCAGCCAGCCGCGCACGTCGGCGTTGAGCCAGTTGGCCAGCGCCTGCGCCGGGGCCCCGGCCGCGAGCGCGGCGTCGAACAGGCCCGAAAGCTCGCGGTCGTAGGCCAAAATCTCGGCGTCGTAGGCCTTCACGCCGGCTTCCTGGTAGCGCCGTTTCTTCTCGGCCGGCAGCTCGGGCATGGCCGCCCGCACCCGCGCCTTCCACTCCTTGGTGACGTGCAGCATGGGGATGTCGGGCTCGGGCATGTAGCGGTAGTCGGCCTCGCCTTCCTTGGTGCGCATCAGGTAGGTGCGGCCGGCGTTCTCGTCCCAGCCCAGGGTGGCCTGCTCCACCTTGCCGCCCTTCTTGAGGATCTTGATCTGCCGCTCGATCTCGTACTCCAGCGCTTTCTGCACGCTCCTGAACGAGTTGAGGTTCTTGATCTCCACCTTGGTGCCCAAGGGCTCGCCGGGCCGGCGCACGCTCACGTTCACGTCGGCGCGCATCTTGCCCTCCTCGGGGTTGGCGTCGGAGATGCCCAGGGTCTGGGCGATGGCCCGCAGGTGGTTCAAAAAGAGGCGCGCCTGCTCCGGGCTCTTGATGTCGGGCTCCGTCACCAGCTCGATCAGCGGGCTGCCGGCGCGGTTGAAGTCGAGCAGGGTGTGGCCCTCGCCGGCCGGGTGCAGGCTCTTGCCGGCGTCTTCTTCCAGGTGGACCCGGGTGATGCCGATGCGCTCGCCAGCCACCTCGAGGACGCCGCGGGCGCCGATGGGCCGGTCGTACTGGCTGATCTGGTAGTTCTTGGGCATGTCCGGGTAGAAGTAGTGCTTGCGGTGGAACTGGGTCCACTCGGGCACCTCGCAGCCGAGCGCCAGCGCGAACATGATGCCGTAGTCGATGGCCTGGGCGTTGGGCACCGGCAGCACCCCCGGCAGCCCCAGGCAGACCGGGCAGACGTGGGTGTTGGGCGCGGCGCCGAAGTAGTCGGCGCTGCACGAGCAGAACATCTTGGTCTTCGTCTTGAGGTGGAGGTGGACTTCCAGCCCGATCACCGGCTCGTACATAGCCCCGATTATACGGCGGGGACCATAAAAAAGAGCCCGTTCCCGGGCTTCCTAAGTATCAATATACCATGGTATGCGCTATGCAGCAAGGTTATGCATTTCCACCGTCCTGGACGCGGTTCCTCCGCCCCGAAACCCCGGTCACACTCCCCTAAGACGGGCGGGTTATGGTGGATTCCATGGACGCCACCCTCACCCCCGAACGCTGGACCCTCGAAGACCTGCTTGGCGGACCGCAGTCGCCCGAGTTCATGCGGGCGCTCGAAGCGCTCGACGAAAAAGCCGCGGCGCTGCAGGCCGTGCGTGACGAGCTGAAGCCGGGCCTCGCCCCGGAGCGCTTCCTGGAGATCGTGCGCCGGGTCGAGGAACTGGCCGACCTGATGCACCGCGCCTACGCCGCCGCGGGGCTGTGGTTCTACGAGGACACCCAGAACCCCGAGGCCCAGGCGCTCCTCGCCCGGGTGCGCCAGAAGTCGGCCGAGGTCGAAAACCAGACGCTCTTCTTCGAGCTGTGGTTCAAGGACCTTCCCGACGCCGAGGCCGACCGCCTCATCGCCGCCGCCGGCGAGCGCTACCGCTACTGGCTCGAGCAGATGCGCGCCTGGAAGCCCTACACCCTCAGCGAGGGCGAGGAGAAGATCGTCAACCTCAAGAACGCCACCGGCCGCACCGCCCTCGACACCCTCTACGACACCATCACCAGCCGCTACAAGTTCACGCTCGAGGTGGACGGCGAGCGCCTGACCCTGACCCGCGGCGAACTGATGGTCTACGCCCGCGACCCGCGGCCCGAGGTGCGCGCGGCCGCCTACCGCGAGCTCTACCGGGTCTACGCCGAAGACGCGCCGGTGCTGGCGCAGATCTACCAGAACATCGTCAGCGACTGGAAGAACGAGTACCTGGAGGTGCGCGGGTTCAAGAGCGCCATCGCGGTGCGCAACAAGATCAACGACCTGCCCGACGCGGTGGTGGAGACGTTGCTCGAGGTGAGCCGCAAGAACGCCCCCCTCTTCCAGCGCTACTTCCGCCTCAAGGCCCGGGTGCTGGGCATGGAGCGGCTGCGCCGCTACGACGTCTACGCCCCGGTCACCGCCGCCGAGAAGCGCTACGGCTACGCCGAGGCGCGCCGGATGGTGGACGAGGCCTTCGCCGCCTTCGACCCCCGCTTCGCCGAGCTGGCCGCGCGCGTCTTCGAACGCCGCCACGTCGACGCCGAGGTGCGCGAGGGCAAGGCCGGCGGCGCCTTCTGCTGGACGCCCGCACCGGGCACCGTGCCCTGGGTGCTGCTCAACTACCAGGGCCGTCCCGACGACGTGAGCACGATGGCCCACGAGCTGGGGCACGCCGTGCACGGCATGCTCGCCGGCGCACACCCGGTCTTTACCTTCCACGCCCCCATGCCGCTGGCCGAGACGGCCTCCACCTTCGCCGAGATGCTGCTGGTGGACCACCTGCTGGCCCGCGAGTCCGACGCCGAGGTGCGCCGCCAGGTCCTCTTCGACCAGATGGACGGCAACTACGCCACCATCCTGCGCCAGGCCTACTTCGCCCTCTTCGAGATCGAGGCGCACCGGCGGATCCCCGAGGGGGCGAGCGCCGACGAGCTGAAGGCCGCCTACCGCCGGAATCTGGAAGACCAGTTCGGCAAGGCGGTGGAGCTGTCGGACGAATTCGACTGGGAGTGGATCAGCATCCCCCACATCTACGGCACCCCCTTCTACGTCTACGCCTACGCCTTCGGCCAGCTCTTGGTGCTGGCGCTCTACCGGCGTTACCGGGAGGAGGGCGAGGCCTTCAAGCCGCGGCTCTTCCGCATCCTCGAGGCCGGCGGCAGCGTCGCCCCCGCCGAGCTGCTGGCGCGCGAGGGGTTCGACATCACCGACCCCGGCTT is part of the Oceanithermus desulfurans genome and harbors:
- a CDS encoding VOC family protein, whose protein sequence is MKLGFVILFAHDLAPMLAFYKDAVGFRAGAEYPEWVEFDTGSARLALHKAGPDDPETRGVGLFFTVDDVDALVRRLAQRGLEPQTPPVDQDFGFRTVAYTDPLGNRVEFGEPLAP
- the gatB gene encoding Asp-tRNA(Asn)/Glu-tRNA(Gln) amidotransferase subunit GatB codes for the protein MYEPVIGLEVHLHLKTKTKMFCSCSADYFGAAPNTHVCPVCLGLPGVLPVPNAQAIDYGIMFALALGCEVPEWTQFHRKHYFYPDMPKNYQISQYDRPIGARGVLEVAGERIGITRVHLEEDAGKSLHPAGEGHTLLDFNRAGSPLIELVTEPDIKSPEQARLFLNHLRAIAQTLGISDANPEEGKMRADVNVSVRRPGEPLGTKVEIKNLNSFRSVQKALEYEIERQIKILKKGGKVEQATLGWDENAGRTYLMRTKEGEADYRYMPEPDIPMLHVTKEWKARVRAAMPELPAEKKRRYQEAGVKAYDAEILAYDRELSGLFDAALAAGAPAQALANWLNADVRGWLAAGEKTVAETGLTPEHLAALVKLADEGKITSRVAKELLPEVMEGADPVVLVKERGLEAVSDEGALAQIVDEVIAANPAVVEQIRAGKTKAINALLGQVMKATRGTARPDLVRKLLAEKIGVEA
- a CDS encoding M3 family oligoendopeptidase, with the protein product MDATLTPERWTLEDLLGGPQSPEFMRALEALDEKAAALQAVRDELKPGLAPERFLEIVRRVEELADLMHRAYAAAGLWFYEDTQNPEAQALLARVRQKSAEVENQTLFFELWFKDLPDAEADRLIAAAGERYRYWLEQMRAWKPYTLSEGEEKIVNLKNATGRTALDTLYDTITSRYKFTLEVDGERLTLTRGELMVYARDPRPEVRAAAYRELYRVYAEDAPVLAQIYQNIVSDWKNEYLEVRGFKSAIAVRNKINDLPDAVVETLLEVSRKNAPLFQRYFRLKARVLGMERLRRYDVYAPVTAAEKRYGYAEARRMVDEAFAAFDPRFAELAARVFERRHVDAEVREGKAGGAFCWTPAPGTVPWVLLNYQGRPDDVSTMAHELGHAVHGMLAGAHPVFTFHAPMPLAETASTFAEMLLVDHLLARESDAEVRRQVLFDQMDGNYATILRQAYFALFEIEAHRRIPEGASADELKAAYRRNLEDQFGKAVELSDEFDWEWISIPHIYGTPFYVYAYAFGQLLVLALYRRYREEGEAFKPRLFRILEAGGSVAPAELLAREGFDITDPGFWQGGFDVIAELLAKLEAEAGAASASQA